The nucleotide sequence CCAGACCTTCACACCGATGCGGCCGAAGGTCGTCTTGGCCTCGAAGAAGCCGTAGTCCACGTTCGCGCGGAGCGTGTGCAGGGGCACACGGCCCTCGCGGTAGAACTCCGAGCGGGACATCTCGGCGCCACCGAGGCGGCCACCGCACTGGATCTTGATGCCCTTGGCGCCGGCCTTCATCGTGCCCTGCATGCTCTTACGCATGGCGCGACGGAAGGAGACGCGGGAGGAGAGCTGCTCGGCGACGGCCTGGGCCACCAGCTGAGCGTCCGTCTCCGGGTTCTTGACCTCGAGGATGTTGAGCTGGACCTGCTTCTTGGTCAGCTTCTCCAGGTCGCCGCGGATACGGTCGGCCTCGGCGCCGCGGCGGCCGATGACGATGCCCGGACGCGCGGTGTGGATGTCGACGCGGACCCTGTCACGGGTGCGCTCGATCTCCACCTTCGAGATGCCGGCGCGCTCCATGCCGGACGTCATCATCCGACGGATGGCGACGTCTTCACCGACGTAGTCCTTGTACAGCTTGTCGGCGTACCACCGCGACTTGAAGTCCGTGGTGATGCCGAGCCGGAACCCATGCGGGTTTACCTTCTGGCCCATTACCGGGTTCCTTCCTTGCTGCTGACGACCACGGTGATGTGGCTGGTCCGCTTGCGGATCCGGTAGGCACGGCCCTGGGCACGCGGACGGAACCGCTTCAGGGTCGGACCCTCGTCGACGTACGCCTCGCTGATGACCAGCGAAGAGGCGTCCGTGTGGTCGTAGTTGTGCGCGGCGTTGGCAATGGCGCTGTCCAGCACCTTGCCGACCGGCACGCTCGCGGCCTGCGGGGCGAAACGCAGGACCGCCTGAGCCTCCGTGGCATCCATGCCACGGATGAGGTCCACCACACGGCGGGCCTTCATGGGCGTAACGCGGATGTACCGCGCCTGGGCCCTGGCTTCCATGGTTGTCCTTCCAGTGTCTGTCATGGTCATTCCACCCCGCGTTAGCGGCGCTTCGACTTCCGGTCGTCCTTGACGTGACCCCGGAAGGTGCGCGTCGGCGAGAACTCGCCGAGCTTGTGGCCGACCATCGACTCGGTGACGAACACCGGAATGTGGGTCTTGCCGTTGTGCACCGCGATCGTGTGGCCGAGCATGGCCGGGATGATCATCGAGCGACGGGACCAGGTCTTGATGACGTTCTTGGTGCCGGCTTCGTTCTGTACGTCCACCTTCTTGATGAGGTGTCCGTCGACGAAGGGCCCCTTCTTGAGACTGCGCGGCATCTAAACCCGCTCCTAGCGCTTCTTGTTCGTCTTGCGGCGGCGGACGATGTACTTGCTCGAAGCCTTCTTCGGCGAGCGAGTACGACCCTCCTTCTGACCCCAGGGGCTGACCGGGTGGCGACCACCGGAGGTCTTGCCCTCACCACCACCGTGGGGGTGGTCAACCGGGTTCATCGCCACACCGCGGACGGTCGGGCGGACGCCCAGCCAGCGCTTACGGCCGGCCTTGCCCCAGTTGATGTTGCTCTGCTCGGCGTTGCCGACCTCACCGACGGTGGCGCGGCAGCGCGCGTCGACCAGGCGGATCTCACCGGACGGCATGCGGAGGTGGGCCATCGAGCCCTCCTTCGCGAGCAGCTGCACGGAGGTACCGGCGGAGCGGGCGAACTTGGCGCCGCCACCGGGACGGAGCTCGATCGCGTGGATCGTGGTACCGACCGGGATGTTGCGGAGCGCCAGGTTGTTGCCCGGCTTGATGTCGGCCCCGGGACCGTTCTCCACACGGTCGCCCTGCTGCAGGTTGCGCGGGGCGAGGATGTAGCGCTTCTCGCCGTCGGCGTAGTGCAGCAGCGCGATGCGCGCGGTGCGGTTGGGGTCGTACTCGATGTGCGCGACCTTCGCCGGCACGCCGTCCTTGTCGTGACGACGGAAGTCGATCACTCGGTAGGCGCGCTTGTGTCCGCCACCCTGGTGGCGAACGGTCACACGACCGGCGTTGTTACGGCCGCCCTTGCTGTGCAGCGGGCGGACCAGCGACTTCTCCGGCGTGGACCGCGTGATCTCGACGAAGTCGGCGACGCTGGAGCCACGACGGCCCGGCGTAGTCGGCTTGTACTTGCGGATACCCATTGTCTCTCAGTCCTCGGAAGTTTCCGATTATCTGGACGCTCCGACCCGCTTACGCGGTCGGACCGCCGAAGATGTCGATGCGGTCGCCCTCGGCAAGGGTCACGATGGCGCGCTTGGAGCCGGCACGCTGACCGAAACCGGTCTTGGTGCGCTTGCGCTTGCCGATGCGGTTGATCGTGTTGACCCCGGTGACCTTGACCGAGAAGACCGCCTGGACGGCCTGCTTGATCTGGGTCTTGTTGGCGCCCGGCGCGACGATGAAGGTGTACTTGCCCTCATCGAGCAGCGCGTAGCTCTTCTCCGACACGACCGGCTTCAGCAGCACGTCACGGTGGTCCGTGAACGCCTTGCTGGGCGCGGTGACGACGGTGTTCTTGCCTTCGGTCGCGTGGCGCTTCGCCTTGGCGACGCGCGCGGCCTTGGCAGCCTTGGCAGCCTTGGAGGCAATGCTCGGGTGACGCGTAGCCATCAGGCCTCGCTCCCTTCGGTGTCGTTGGCCGTGTTCGGGCCGGACACGAAGGACTCAAGGGCGGCCTGAGTGAAGACCACATCGTCCGAGACGATCACGTCGTACGTGTTCAGCTGGCCCGGCTCCAGGATGTGCACCTGGGGCAGGTTGCGGGCGGAGAGCCACGCGGCCTCGTCGGCGCGGTCGACGACCAGGAGCAGGTTCTTGCGCTCCGAGATCTTGCCGAACAGCGTCCGGGCGGCCTTCGTCGACGGGTTCTCACCCTCGATGACGCCGGAGACGACGTGGATGCGGTTGTGGCGGGCCCGGTCGGTGAGGGCGTGGCGCAGGGCCGCGGCCTTCATCTTCTTCGGGGTCCGCTGCGAGTAGTCACGCGGCTGCGGGCCGTGGACGACGCCACCACCGGCGAACTGCGGCGCACGGGTCGAGCCCTGACGGGCGCGGCCGGTGCCCTTCTGGCGGTACGGCTTCTTGCCGCCACCACGGACTTCACCGCGACGCTTGGTCTTGTGCGTGCCCTGGCGGGCAGCGGCGTTCTGCGCGACGACGACCTGGTGGATCAGCGGGATGCTGATCTTCTCCACGCCGAAGATCTCCGCGGGGAGCTCGACGCTTCCGGTCTTCTCGCCCGCAGGCGAAAGGATGTCAACAGTGCTCATCGGTACCTCAGGCCCCCTTGGCCGCAGTGCGGACCAGGACGAGGCCGCCGTTCGGACCGGGGACAGCGCCCTTGATGAGCAGCAGACCCTTCTCCGCGTCAACGGCGTGGACGGTCAGGTTCTGGGTGGTGACCCGCTCGTTGCCCATGCGACCCGCCATGCGGAGGCCCTTGAACACACGGCCCGGGGTGGCGCAGCCACCGATGGAGCCGGGGGAGCGGTGCTTGCGCTGGGTGCCGTGACCGGCGCCGAGGCCCTTGAAGTTGTGACGCTTCATGACACCGGCGAAGCCCTTGCCCTTGCTCTTGCCGGTCACGTCCACCTTGACGCCGGCCTCGAAGACCTCGGCGGAGATCTCCTGGCCCAGCGTGTACTCGGAGGCGTCCGCGGTGCGGATCTCGACGAGGTGACGGCGGGGGGTGACGTCGGCCTTGGCGAAGTGACCCTTGAGGGGCTTGTTCACCTTGCGAGGGTCGATCTCGCCGAAGGCGATCTGGACCGACTCGTAGCCGTCGACATCGTTCGTACGGACCTGGGTCACGACGTTGGGGCTGGCCTTGACGACGGTGACCGGAACAACGCGGTTGTTCTCGTCCCACACCTGCGTCATGCCGAGCTTCTCGCCCAGGATGCCCTTGATCTGCTTAGCCATTCTCAGATCACCGGCCTTCAGAGCTTGATCTCGATGTCGACACCGGCCGGGAGGTCGAGTCGCATCAGAGAGTCAACGGTCTTGGGGGTCGGGTCGAGAATGTCGATCAGGCGCTTGTGCGTGCGCATCTCGAAGTGCTCGCGCGAGTCCTTGTACTTGTGCGGCGACTTGATGACGCAGTACACGTTCTTCTCAGTGGGCAGCGGCACCGGGCCCGCGACCGACGCACCAGTGCGGGTCACCGTCTCGACGATCTTCTTCGCCGAGCTGTCGATGACCTCGTGGTCGTAGGCCTTGAGCCGGATGCGGATCTTCTGTCCCGCCATGGCTACTCAGTAGTCCTTTGTCTGGTTTAACGCTCTGGAACCCGATGTTCCCTCACCCGCTCCTCCGACCCACGCGGTCGGGTGTGTCGCGCTTCCACTGACACAGATGCCCCTTGTTCGAGCATCCCTTGTCGGGAAACACGGCCCTTCCGGAACCGCAGGCCGGGAGCAGAAGCCCACCGGGTGCCTGGCCGGCGCCGCACTGACACTTCCCGAAAGATTCCCGTACGTCCGCTCCAGCGCTGCCGTAAGGCAGTTGGGGCGACGAGTACTGTGGGACTCGCTTCCGGTCCTCCCGGCGGGAGGCGCGCAGCATCAACACTCGACCGAGCAACCCCGCTAGTCTGCCATACGGCCCAGCACCTCCGCCAATCGAGCCGGAGAGATTACCCCGAGAGTGACGCAGGTCAAACCCGGGGAGCCGCTGTCGCCGTCCGGGGTCGTCGCCATTCCTCCCACCGTCCTCGCGTCTTGAGCCACCGGACTGCCGCGTCGTCCGTCTCGGCGTGCGAGCCGTGGAGGCGGTTGCATGAGGAGGCGGCGCCCGTCCGGAAGGGCCCCGGCGAAGACGGAGTAGGCGCGTACGGCTCCGTTGTGCCAGGTCAGCTGCCCGGTCCACTGCCAGGAAGGCGCGGGGCCCCCAAGGTGCGCTCGGTGACCAGTCTCAGCGACGCCGCCATCGTGCGCGGCGCGGCTCACAGTCCCGAGGCGGGAAGGATCGCGCCGTCCACCGTCCACCGTCCACCGTCCAGGGTCCATGGGGTGGCCTGGCGCCCTACGGGACCGGCCGCACACCGGGACCTGCCTCACGACGGGACCGGCTTCACAACGGGACCGGCTTCACCCGGGCCTGGTTCATATCGAAACACTGAGCCGCGGGTAATCCGCTCGCCCGCCCCGGTCCGCGCTCCTACGCTGATCAGGTACGTCGATCGGCTCGGGGGAACGTTCATGCGCACGCACTATCCGCGGACCAGGCATCTGCCCTGGTCCCCCGGCGCGACCGCCGATGATCTCCGGGTCACCGACCTGTCCGGCCTGCGCGGACGCGAGGTCGTGGTGACCGAGAAGCTCGACGGCGAGAACACCACGCTGTACGCCGACGGCCTGCACGCCCGCTCACTCGACTCCGCGCACCACCCCTCCCGCACCTGGGTCAAGGCGCTCCAGGCCCGTATCGGCCACGCCGTTCCGGAGGGATGGCGGGTGTGCGGGGAGAACATGTTCGCCCGCCATTCCCTCCCGTACGACGACCTGGACAGTTGGTTCTACGGGTTCTCGGTGTGGGACGGGGACGGGCGCTGTCTGGACTGGGACCGGTCGGTGGCATTTCTGCGCGGACTCGGGGTCCCCGTGCCGCGCGTGCTGTGGCGGGGCGTGTTCGACGAGCGGGCGCTGCGCGCGCTGCGGCTGGATCCCGGACGGCAGGAGGGGTACGTCGTCCGGGTCGTGGACGGCTTCGGCGCGGAGGAGTTCGGCGCCCGCGTCGCGAAGTGGGTGCGGTCCGGGCACGTACGGACGGACACGCACTGGATGCACGCGGCCGTCGTCGAGAACGGGCTGGGCGCGCGGGCCCCGCTGTGGGCGGTGCGATCGGGGGCGCCCGTGGACGCCGACGCGCTGGCGCGGGCCGTCGGGCTGCCGGGCGAGGGGGACCGGGAGGCCGTCGCCCGCTTCGACGCGGCGGGGCGGACCGGTGACGACCGGCTCGTCGGCGTGCTGGCCGCGCTGTTGCACGGCGACGAGGACGAACCCGAGGACGGACCCGACGACAAGCAGGACCGCAACCGGGGCACCAAGCGGGGCGGTTGGCGGGCCCGGATCGCGGCGCGGCTGGCCGGGGCCGTGGGCATGCCGCTCGCGCGGCGGGTCGCCGATGTCGTGGGGCTGCACCCCGCGCTGCACCGGCCGTATCCGGACGAGGACCGCCGGAACGGCCTGGCCCGGCTGTCCCTCGCCGCAGACCTCGGTCTGCTGCACGCGGTCGCCCGGGCCACGGCGGCGACGGACGCGGCGTCCGAGCAGGTGGAGTGGTCGGCGCTGCACGCCGAGGAGGTGCCGGGCTTGGATGAGGGTGCCCTGGGGGAGGCGTTCACCGGGCTGCCGGCCGAGGCGGCCGTCCGGTGCCGGGCAGAGGCGCGGGAGGCGTACGCGCGGGGGCGCATAGGCGGGGGCGGCTCCGGCGCTGCCGCCGAGGCCGTCGCCGCGACGTGGCGGTGGCGGTCGGGGGCCTTCCCGAGGCTGATCCAGCTGGTGGGTCCGGCGGGCAGCGGCAAGAGCACCTTCGCGCGGGGGCTCACGGGCGTGGACAGGTATGTCTCGCTGGACGAGCTGCGCGAGGCGCGCGGCGCACGCGCCGACCAGCGCGCCAACCCGGACGTACTGCGCGCCGGGCTCGACCGGCTGGACGGGGCGCTGGCCGCCGGTGGGACGGTGGTGTGGGACGCCACCTCGCTCAACCATCAGCAGCGCTCGCTGGTGCACGCGGTCGCCCGCCGCCGCAACGCCCTGCTCACCCACGCCGTGGTCCTGGTCGACGAGGACGAGCTGATACGACGCAACACCCGCCGCGAACACCCGGTACCGCCCGGGGTGCTCACCCACCAGCTGCGCCGCTTCGCCCCGCCGTATCCGGGCGACGCGCACCGCACCTGGTACATCGGGGCGAGCGGGACCGTAGAGGAAGAGGTCTGAGGAACCGTGCGTACGAGCGAGGAGATCTATCACCGGGTGCGCTGGGACGCGCGCTTCGACCCGGCCCGCTTCGTGCTCGGCGTCCTTCAGCGGAACGCCGAGCCCAAGCGGGTCCCGCTGCCCGCCTTCGTGCCCGGCGGCGAGATCCCGTGGCACCGGGTGCTGTTCTTCGAGGCCGACGGGGAGATGGTCTGGGACCGGGCCACGGGGGCGGACCGGATCGACGCGACGGAGGCGGGGCGCGTACGGGAGGCCCGGCTGCTCCGGGCGCCGTTCTTCACGGCGCGCACGCCGTACGCGTGGGGCGGGGAGGAGTGGGTGCCCGCGCGCTCCCCGGGAAGTACTGGCTCCGCAGGCGTACGGGTGCTGACCTGGAACACTCTCTGGGACCGGTACGACGCCGACCTCATCGACAGCGCCGGACGCAGGCCGTTGCTGCTGCGGGCCCTGCGCGAGGCCGATGTGGACGTGATCGCGTTGCAGGAGGTCGAGGCGGAACTGCTGGCGATGCTGCTGCGCGAACCGTGGGTGCGGGCGGACTGGACGCTGGGCACGGACCCGCACGGACGGGACGTGGACGCGTGCGGTCTGCTGCTCCTGAGCCGGTTGCCGGTCCGCGAGGCCGCGTTCCACTCGCTGGGCCCGCACAAGGCGGTGACCGCGGTGGTGGTGGAGACCGGCGGGCACCCCCTCGTGGTCGCGGCGACGCATCTGAGCAGTGACCACTCCGCCGACGGCGCCGGTCGCCGCGCCGCCGAACTGGCCCGGATCGCCGAGGGTTTGGCGGCCCTGGACGCCGATCTCGTCCTGCTGGGCGACTTCAACGACGGCGGCGACACACCCCAGGTGACGCTCGGCATGCGGGACGCGTGGAGCGAGACGCACGGCCCGGACGACAGGACGCCGACCTTCGACCCCGGCACCAACCCGCTGGCGGCGGTGTCGTCCCTGACGGGGCGGGTGTCACGGCTGGACCGGGTGCTGGTGCGCGGACGGAGTCTGGGGGTGCGGTCGGCCGAGCTGTACGGGGACGCGCCCTCGCCGGACGGGCTGTACATCTCGGACCACTACGGCGTACGGGCGGAGGTGGGCCCTGACGCCCCGGACACCGCCTTCGCCTGCCTCGACATCCGGCCGACCGCCCGTACGGCCCTGGCGTGGCTCCCTCCCGAGGAGTTGTGGCCGCCGCTGCAGGACATCCGCCGGCAGCACGACCCGCAGATCCACCGCTGGCCCCCGCATGTGAACCTGCTCTTCGGCTTCGTACCGGAACACGCCTTCGAGCAGGCGGCCTCGGTGCTCGCGACGGCCACCACGGCTCCGTTCGACGCCCGGCTGGAGGGCGTGCACTGGTTCGGTCACCGGGACGACGCGACCGTGTGGCTCGACCCGGCGGCGGACGGCGAGGAGCCCTGGGCCGAGCTGCACAGCACCCTCGTACGCCACTTCCCGCGCTGCCGCGGCCGTCACGAGGGCTTCACCCCGCATCTGAGCCTGGGCCGCGCCACCGACCCGAACAGCCTGGCCGCCGCCTGCGCGGCCCGGCTCGCCCCCATGCGGGCCGAGGTCGGCGAGCTGGCTCTGTTGTCGCGACGGGGGGACGAGCCGATGCGGGTGCGGGGGACGGTGAGTCTGGGGACGGGAGAGGTGCGCTGGCGGGAGGAGGCCGCGCGGGATGGCGGCGAGGCCGCCTCGTCCGGCACGGGCGCCGTGGCCGACCGGGTCACCCGCCTCATCGCGGCCGCGTTCCCGGCCGGCGTCGTACACGTCGTCGGCTCCCGGCGCATGGGCTGCGCGCTGCCGGGCGCCGACCTGGACCTGGTGGCGGCACTGCCCGGGACGGTCGAACTGTCCATCGTCCGGGCGAAGTTGAGCGAAGCGACGCGCGGGGCCGGTGATGTGCGCGAGGTGGTCGGAGCACGCGTACCCGGTCTGCGGCTGCGGCTCGACGGCCTGGACGTGGACCTGGCCGTCGTGGCCACCGGATCGCTGGACCCCTCGGAGGCGGTGGACCGGCGGGCCGAGTTGGGCGAAGCGGCGGCGGTCGCGCTCAGCGCGGTGAGTGACGCCGACGCGGTACTCGCCTCGGCGGGCACCCACGGGCCGGCCTTCGCCCGGCTGGCCAGTCAGGTCAAGGCATGGGCGAAGGCGCGGGGCCTGGACTCGGCACCGTTCGGCGGCCTGCCGGGCCTGGCCTGGTCCGTCCTGGCGGCCCGCACGGCGAGCGAGGCGGGCGGCCTTCCGTCGGCCGATCTCCTACGGCACTTCTTCGCGACGTGGGCGGCGTGGGACTGGCGCGAGCCGGTGGGAGACCTCGCAGGCACCTCCGGCGGGCTCCCCCTCACCATCGCGACCCCCTCGGCCCCGGTCCGCCCCTGCACGGACCAGGTCACGACGGGCATGCGCGACCTCATCACCCAAGAGCTGTTCCGGGCCTGGGAACTGCTGGAGGAGGGCACCGCGTTCTCGGGCCTCCTCACCCCTCCCCCGCTCCACCGCCGCCACGCCGCCTGGGCGATCGTGACGGTGGACGGGGGCGCGGACGGCGTCGCGGACGAGGGCCGGGTACGGGGCAGGATGCGGGCGCTGATCACCGACCTCGCCGAGGCGGCTCCCGACTGCCACGCCTGGCCCCGCCCCTTCACTACGGCCCCCGCCCGCTACGCCATCGGCCTGGGCCGGACCCCACCGACCGCGACCGATGTGACCGCCGTGGCTGAACGTCGGCTGCGCGGTCTGGCGGGGGTCACGCTCATGAGGGCCGAGGGCGGAGAGGTGCCGACCCTGTCCTGAGGGGGTCAGCGCACGTCGACGTAGTCCGACGCGCTGGTGGCGACGCCGGTCGTGCTGTTCCCGTAGTACACCCAGCGGTACGAGCCGTCGGCGGAGGCCGTGACCGTGCTCTTCAGCGCCCCCGTACTGCTGGTGGTGGCCTTCTTGACCGTCTTGAAGGTGTCGGCGCCCTTGGCCTTGAACTGGAGGCTCACGGTACGACCGCTGTAGCCGCCGTACTTCTTCGTGCTCCAGTTCGCCCGGGTCAGTTTGCCCGTGACGGTGATCTTCTTGCCCTCGGTGACCGGCTCGGGCGTGGCGTTGACGGTGGCCTTGGCAGCGCGCCTGAGCTGGACGGTCTTGGACCGCTTCTCGGTCTCCCCGGCTTTCAGACCCCCGCTGGCCTTGAAGAGGCGAAGCGACACGGCGACCTTCCACGTGGTGGCATCGCTGTTGGAGTCGACGTGTTCCTGAGCCTGATGCGGATCGATGTAGAGGTTGCCCTCACAGCGAGCATGCCTGGGGTCGATCTCGTAGCAGGTGTAGCTGCCCGGTTGGATGAAGTTCTCTCCGGTGTCGGCGGCCGTCTTGAGATCACCTCGATAGAGGAAGGGGTATGCGCTCCACATGCCCGCCGGTCCCTCGACGCTGTACCCGGCCGGCAGCGCCAGGTTGAACGTGATGGGCGGCTCCACCTCCTTCGCCGTTCCCACAACGATCGGCTTGCCGTTGTTGATGACGATGTCCGACACGGTGATCCCGGTGTCCGCCGCGTGGGCCGCCGGCGCGTTCAGCACGGAGAACCCCAGCGCCGCCACGAGCGTGGCCACCGCGACGGTTCGTCTGCCTGACTTCATTCACACCTCTTCAGTAAAGATGCCTATCCAGAAGGCGGCAGGCTACCAAGGGTGATCTCACGGCGATTCCGCACGTCAGATCCCCCGGAGCGGGCAAACTGTGCTCCCGGTCAGGGACTCACGACAGCAGACGCACGACAGCAACAGGGAGAAGCCCACGCCATGGTGAAGGTGAGGTTGGAGACCAGCCGGGAGCACGTCGCCGAGCTGGCGCGGCTGCGGGATCCCGTCGGCGCGGTCGAGGAACTGATCTGGAACAGCGTCGACGCCGACGCCGGGCACGTCGTCGTCACGCTGGAGCGCAACGACCTGGGCGGCGTGGACAGGGTTCGCGTCCAGGACGACGGCAGCGGGATGCCTGCCGAGCACTGCGAGGAGTACTTCCGGCCGATCGGTGCCTCCTGGAAGAAGCGTTCGCAGGGAAGTCCGGTGAAGAAGCGTGCCCTGCACGGGAAGAACGGACGCGGCCGGGTGCGCGCCTTCGCACTCGGCACCCAGGTGCGCTGGACCAGCGTCAGCGACGCCGTCGGAGGCCGACAGCAGTTGGTGATAGAGGCGGACCGGCGTTCCATGGACGAGTTCGACATCGGCGAACCGGAACCCACGGACGACCCGACCGGCACACTGTTCGAGGCGTTCGGCGGTGACGAGCAACTGAACGTCCTGGCTGACGAGCGCGCCAGGTCATCACTCACCACGGCCTTCGCCACGTACTTGGAGAAATACCCGGACGTACGCATCGAGTACGACGGCCATGACCTCGACCCGGCCGCCGAGCAGTCGCACGTGCGCGACTACGTCCTGCCCTCCCCCGCCGACTGGAGCGGCGACCCGGCCCGACTGAAGGTCGTCGAATGGCGCAGGTCCGTCACCCGCGCGCTCTTCCTGTGCGACGGGGAAGGCATGTCGCGAGCGCAGCTCAAGCCGGGCATCCAGGCGCCGGGCTTCGAGTTCACGGCGCATCTCAGCTGGTCCGGCTTCGACGATGTCGACTCCGAGGATCTCGCCTTCACCGACTGGGCGTCGCACGGACCGCTCGCCGAAGTGCTCGCGGCGGCCCGTGACCAGCTCAAGGCCCATTTCCGGGCACGCGTGGACGAACGACGGCGGGAACAGGTCACGGAATGGCGTCGGGAAGGCATCTACCCGTACGCGGATGACGCCGCGAACGAGAAAGAACGAGCGGAGCGCGAGACCTTCGACGCCGTCGCCACCACCGTCTTCCGGCATCTGCCGAGGTCTCAGGGCACACGCCGCACCACCTTCGCGCTGCTTCGATCCGTCCTCGCCCACGAGCCCTCGGACGTGCTGCGCATCGCCGACGACTTGTTCTCACTCTCCAAGCAGGAACGAGAGGAACTCAACCGGCTTCTGCGGCGCACCACGCTCTCAGCTCTGATCAAGGCTTCCACGGCGGCAGCGAACCGCATCGACTTCCTGGCGGCGCTGGAGCACCTCGTCTTCGCACCGGAAGCGAAGCAACGCGTGACCGAGCGGGACGAACTCCACCGGATCCTGGAGGATCAGTGCTGGGTGTTCGGCGAAGAGTACGCACTCCATGTCAGCGACCGCAGTCTCAACGTCGTCCTCGCGGAGCACTGCCGGCTCCTCGGCCGTGACAACCCCACACCGGAACCGGTCCTGCGTGAGGACGGGCGACGCGGCCGGGTCGATCTGATGCTGTCCCGTGCCGCTCGCCATCGAAAAAGCGAACGGCACCATCTGGTCGTCGAGTTGAAGCGCCCCAACGTCGTCCTGGGGGTGACGGAGTTCGGCCAGATCAACAGCTACGCGGAGGCGGTGATGTCCGACGACCGCTTCTGTGAACCGGCGGTGACGTGGGACTTCTGGCTCGTGGGCAACGCCATGGACAGAACGCTTCGGCAGATGGCCCACCAGATGGACCGTGTCCCGGGATGCGCCGTCTCCAACCCACGCTTCCGGATCATGGTGAAGACCTGGGGCGAGATCATCGAGGACTGCCAGGAACGCCTGCGGTTCCACAGTGCGCAGCTGGAATACCAGTCCTCCACCGAACACGCGATGGACTACCTGGTCCGCAACCACGGCGACACCGTGGCGGAACTGGTTGCCGACGGGACGATTCCCGCATCCCGCAGGGACGGTCAGCCTTCGACCGCGTACGACACGAAGTCCGCCCAGGCGGTCGACGTGAGCGTGAGCTGAGGGCCCCGTAGGTTCTTGGAGTCACGGACGTGGACGGTGCCGGGGGTTACGGCGACCTCGACGCAGGACTCGCCGTTATTGCCACCGCTGTAGCTGCTCTTGAACCACACCGGCTCGGATGCGTCCCCGGCGAGGGCCTTGCGCATCATGTCTCTCCCAGCAGTTGCTCGATGAAGGCCAGCGACTCCCCAGGCGGGAGGGCCTGCGCTCGGATGGTTCCATACTGCAGCTCAAGGATGCGCAGCTGCTTGGGGTCAGTGACGGGGCGGCCGTTGAACACGCCGTCGCAACGTCCCACCGCTGTGCCGTCCGCGAACTTCAACAGCTCGATACGTCCATCCAGGCCGGAGTGGACCTCGCGGTGCGTCGGCATCATCTGAAGCGTGACATTCCTCAACCGACCCACCTCCAATAGGCGTTCGAGCTGCCGCCGCCACACCATTGTGCCCCCGAGAGGCCTCCTTAGCGGCGCCTCTTCCAGCACGAAACTGATCGCGGGCCCAGGGTCACGCTCAAAGATGGACTGCCGGGCCATGCGACCGGCCACCATTCGGTCCACATCGTCCTGGGAGTAGGGAGGCTGGGCCGCCTCGATGGCCGCCCTGGCATGCTCAGGCGTCTGCAACAGCCCAGCGATGATGTTGCACTCGTACCCCCCGATCTCGACCGCCTTCGCCTCCATCTGCCCCAGCGCCCGCACCTTCTTCGGGTACCGGACCCTCTTCACGTCCTCCCAGGTCGCGGAAATTAGCCCACCCGCCCCCAACGCCTCGTCGGCCTTGTCCAGAAACTCCTGGCGGGGAATCCGCTTCCCTCCCTCGATCTTGTAGACCAGGTCCTCCCCGTACCCGACCGCCGCCGCGAAGTCGGCCGCCCGCATCCCCATGGCCTCGCGCCGCAGCTTCAGCTGCCGCCCCACGGTCTCGACGACCGCGACACCCCAGTCGTCGTTGGGATCCACCTCCCAACCCGGCTCCTCCGTCTTCTCCTTGAGCCGACCCGCGTCGCCGTCCACGTGCATCGCGCACCTCTCCGCCGTACCGATGCGCCTCACCGCCCCCTACCCCTACGACCGTTCCGGA is from Streptomyces sp. NBC_01314 and encodes:
- a CDS encoding RNA ligase family protein translates to MRTHYPRTRHLPWSPGATADDLRVTDLSGLRGREVVVTEKLDGENTTLYADGLHARSLDSAHHPSRTWVKALQARIGHAVPEGWRVCGENMFARHSLPYDDLDSWFYGFSVWDGDGRCLDWDRSVAFLRGLGVPVPRVLWRGVFDERALRALRLDPGRQEGYVVRVVDGFGAEEFGARVAKWVRSGHVRTDTHWMHAAVVENGLGARAPLWAVRSGAPVDADALARAVGLPGEGDREAVARFDAAGRTGDDRLVGVLAALLHGDEDEPEDGPDDKQDRNRGTKRGGWRARIAARLAGAVGMPLARRVADVVGLHPALHRPYPDEDRRNGLARLSLAADLGLLHAVARATAATDAASEQVEWSALHAEEVPGLDEGALGEAFTGLPAEAAVRCRAEAREAYARGRIGGGGSGAAAEAVAATWRWRSGAFPRLIQLVGPAGSGKSTFARGLTGVDRYVSLDELREARGARADQRANPDVLRAGLDRLDGALAAGGTVVWDATSLNHQQRSLVHAVARRRNALLTHAVVLVDEDELIRRNTRREHPVPPGVLTHQLRRFAPPYPGDAHRTWYIGASGTVEEEV
- a CDS encoding poly(A) polymerase — protein: MRTSEEIYHRVRWDARFDPARFVLGVLQRNAEPKRVPLPAFVPGGEIPWHRVLFFEADGEMVWDRATGADRIDATEAGRVREARLLRAPFFTARTPYAWGGEEWVPARSPGSTGSAGVRVLTWNTLWDRYDADLIDSAGRRPLLLRALREADVDVIALQEVEAELLAMLLREPWVRADWTLGTDPHGRDVDACGLLLLSRLPVREAAFHSLGPHKAVTAVVVETGGHPLVVAATHLSSDHSADGAGRRAAELARIAEGLAALDADLVLLGDFNDGGDTPQVTLGMRDAWSETHGPDDRTPTFDPGTNPLAAVSSLTGRVSRLDRVLVRGRSLGVRSAELYGDAPSPDGLYISDHYGVRAEVGPDAPDTAFACLDIRPTARTALAWLPPEELWPPLQDIRRQHDPQIHRWPPHVNLLFGFVPEHAFEQAASVLATATTAPFDARLEGVHWFGHRDDATVWLDPAADGEEPWAELHSTLVRHFPRCRGRHEGFTPHLSLGRATDPNSLAAACAARLAPMRAEVGELALLSRRGDEPMRVRGTVSLGTGEVRWREEAARDGGEAASSGTGAVADRVTRLIAAAFPAGVVHVVGSRRMGCALPGADLDLVAALPGTVELSIVRAKLSEATRGAGDVREVVGARVPGLRLRLDGLDVDLAVVATGSLDPSEAVDRRAELGEAAAVALSAVSDADAVLASAGTHGPAFARLASQVKAWAKARGLDSAPFGGLPGLAWSVLAARTASEAGGLPSADLLRHFFATWAAWDWREPVGDLAGTSGGLPLTIATPSAPVRPCTDQVTTGMRDLITQELFRAWELLEEGTAFSGLLTPPPLHRRHAAWAIVTVDGGADGVADEGRVRGRMRALITDLAEAAPDCHAWPRPFTTAPARYAIGLGRTPPTATDVTAVAERRLRGLAGVTLMRAEGGEVPTLS
- a CDS encoding ATP-binding protein — its product is MVKVRLETSREHVAELARLRDPVGAVEELIWNSVDADAGHVVVTLERNDLGGVDRVRVQDDGSGMPAEHCEEYFRPIGASWKKRSQGSPVKKRALHGKNGRGRVRAFALGTQVRWTSVSDAVGGRQQLVIEADRRSMDEFDIGEPEPTDDPTGTLFEAFGGDEQLNVLADERARSSLTTAFATYLEKYPDVRIEYDGHDLDPAAEQSHVRDYVLPSPADWSGDPARLKVVEWRRSVTRALFLCDGEGMSRAQLKPGIQAPGFEFTAHLSWSGFDDVDSEDLAFTDWASHGPLAEVLAAARDQLKAHFRARVDERRREQVTEWRREGIYPYADDAANEKERAERETFDAVATTVFRHLPRSQGTRRTTFALLRSVLAHEPSDVLRIADDLFSLSKQEREELNRLLRRTTLSALIKASTAAANRIDFLAALEHLVFAPEAKQRVTERDELHRILEDQCWVFGEEYALHVSDRSLNVVLAEHCRLLGRDNPTPEPVLREDGRRGRVDLMLSRAARHRKSERHHLVVELKRPNVVLGVTEFGQINSYAEAVMSDDRFCEPAVTWDFWLVGNAMDRTLRQMAHQMDRVPGCAVSNPRFRIMVKTWGEIIEDCQERLRFHSAQLEYQSSTEHAMDYLVRNHGDTVAELVADGTIPASRRDGQPSTAYDTKSAQAVDVSVS